Sequence from the Magallana gigas chromosome 4, xbMagGiga1.1, whole genome shotgun sequence genome:
AGATGTTagaatttgcccagtcttaaacTCCTGACAATTGACAATGAGGGCGAAAGAGACAAAAACTAGACATCATTAAGATGGTGACTATCTCAAAGGGCCCTGCTTAATTAACAGAAAATGGGATAAAAGCAATTCACAGGATTTTACTTTTACCTATGACTCAGGTTGGCATAGAACTTTAAGCTCATTACTCTTACCAACAGGCTTTTTGGGGTTTAATATCAGTtagaaataataacaataatatCAATAAGAAATAATTTGTGTTCTAAAACCAGATTTTAAAGAGATCTACAATGACCTTCACACTTGACGTTGAAACTTTGTATAAAAATGctgcacaccctttacccaaaaactctgtttatgtgaagtatgagccataAATATGctccgaattttttttcatggtgATATGAATTTGACCCTTAACTTAGACACAtaattcaaggtcactgcacatcctttgaccaaaggcactctgttggtaaagtatgagccaaattggaccaaagggaagtATGATAGCCGATTGGGCAACGGGGAGAGACTGAGAGGATACTCTAAGACTTACAAGGGTTCTGTGAGTATTTGGGGATAAAATCTTACTCTTTTAAAATATGGTTCTGTGGGATATATGTGGATAGAGCCCAACAGTTTAGTCCGACACTTACCAGGGTTCTGTGGGGTATTTGTGGATAGAAATTTTCCTCTTCCCACAGTGTTTACACTTAAAAAAGCGCTTGGATGTCTCACTCTTGACTATGGTATGTCTTTCAGTTTTACACTTGTCTGCAAGCTTCATGGCTGTATAATTACACTGCCAagacaaaatatatgtaaaatgtttaactacactgtcaaaataaaatacatggatTCTGTAGAGCTACACAGTGAAGACAAAACATACTGTATAGGTAAgctctcaaaataaaatgtgttttactCTACTTATGTTGTAAGCTAAAAACTGTAGATAATATCCTCCCACATATGGTAtaagaaaaaacaaacttaGATAAAACTTTGAGAGGCTAATCATGCATTCACGTATTTAAGAACACTGTACTTAACCAATGGCATAAATAACCATTTTACAGCAATGTTCTTTACACTGACATGTAGCTACATCCACTATCAAGATAAAATAGAGTATACTGTTAAGGTCTGCAATTGTCTAATCatgatacacatgtattttctaccatcTGTAAAATACATCAAAAATTAAACTTGAAGGTTTGACGACACATTCCTCGAGCATCTTTTTGTATCTCCTTGTAATCATAAAGAGttgcaataaaattattattatttatagtcgtttataatgatgaaaattttatttatccatgaaattgcatactctagtattttacAGAAATGTCTGGTAAGGTAttctaattttttgcaaaaaagcttctcaaagtagtagtaagtcaataacaaattcctggaaaaagttatataaaattgaggaacgtgtcgtctgaccttaatgcTGAATTTTATACAGAGGTTGTTGAGCTTTCCTTGAGTACTCACATTTTTACAGGTGAAGACAGTACACCTGACAGACATGGTTGACTGCATCTTGTCTTCGTACTTCTCTTTCTTCTCCAGCTCCATGAAGTACCTCTCCTCCTGCTCCATCTCCACCTGACCAATCACAGACAACACAGAGATAAACAGACACACAGATAAACAGACACACAGAATAAATAGACACACAGAATAAACAGACACACAGATAAACAGACACACAGAATAAACAGACACAAAGAATAAACAGACACACAGATAAACAGACACACAGATAAACAGACACACAGAATAAACAGACACACAGATAAACAGACACACAGAATAAATAGACACACAGATAAACAGACACACAGATAAACAGACACACAGAATAAACAGACACACAGATAAACAGACACACAGAATAAACAGACACACAGATAAACAGACACACAGAATAAATAGACACACAGATAAACAGACACACAGAATAAACAGACACACAGATAAACAGACACACAGATAAACAGACACACAGAATAAACAGACACACAGATAAACAGACACACAGAATAAACAGACACACAGATAAACAGACACACAGATAAACAGACACACAGATAAACAGACACACAGAAGTTTGTACATCACCGGGCATTGTACTAACACCAAACAGGAACTGACCTGAGCTAGAGTCCCCGTGTGTTTTGACCTGGATTTCATGAGATTCTTAAATTCCTCTGAATTCTCGTCAATGTTACCCAAAAGCTTGGAGCGTTTCACTGG
This genomic interval carries:
- the LOC136274663 gene encoding LOW QUALITY PROTEIN: ATP synthase subunit a-like (The sequence of the model RefSeq protein was modified relative to this genomic sequence to represent the inferred CDS: deleted 2 bases in 1 codon) produces the protein MPGDVQTSVCLFICVSVYLCVCLSVCLFILCVCLSVCLFILCVCLSVCLFICVSVYSVCLFICVSIYSVCLFICVCLFCVSVYLCVCLFCVSVYLCVCLSVCLFILCVCLSVCLFILCVCLSVCLFICVSVYSLCLFILCVCLSVCLFILCVYLFCVSVYLCVCLSLCCL